A stretch of DNA from Paenibacillus sp. FSL W8-0186:
GCCGACTATAATCCTAACTATTCATATGAGAATAATTATTTTGTTGTTTTCTACAATAACAAGACACCCTGCATTTGTCAATAAACGAAGCCGCCCATCAGCCTAAAGCTGACAGACGGCTTTCATGTTAACCCTTGATCCAGATAACGTTATCTTCTTCCTGTCCGTTAACCGGCCACCAGTGGAAACCATCCTGCGCAAGCAACTGATCAGCTTCCTCCGGTCCCCACGATCCAGCCGCATAGGTGCTGATATCGCCGGACTCCTGTGCCCAGGCAGATGCGATGCGGTCTACGAACGCCCACGCGGTAGCTACTTCATCCCAGCGGGTAAAGTAAGTCGAATCGCCGTTGGCGGCATCATGGATCAATCGCTCGTAAGCCTCAGGCGAGTTGATGCCGACCTGGCAGCTTTGGCAGAACTCCATTGCCAGCGGGCTGATCTGCGATTCCGTTCCCGGTTTCTTCGCATTGATCTTGATATAGATCCCTTCCATCGGGTTGACACGGATAACGAGCAGGTTCGGCTCAAGCTTGTGCTTCTGGCCCAAGTATACGTTGGTAGGCATTTGCTTGAATTCGACAACGACCTCTGTCGTCTTGACAGGAAGGCGTTTGCCCGTGCGAATATAGAATGGTACCCCAGCCCAGCGGAAATTGTCCACATAGACCTTGGCTGCGAAATACGTTTCCGTATTGGAATTCGGATCTACCTTATCCTCCTGACGATAGCCCGGCAGCGTCTTGCCGCCGCTTTCGCCTTCGGCATATTGTCCGCGCACCACGTTCTCCTTCACTTCCTGCGCCGATGCGTAAGGGCGAAGCGAACGAAGCACCTTCACCTTCTCATCGCGAATATCCTCGGCAAGCAGTCGGCTTGGCGGCTCCATGGCAATCATCGTAAGCAGCTGAAGCATGTGGTTCTGCCCCATATCCCGCAGCGCCCCGGCATTGTCGTAATACCCGCCGCGCTCTTCCACACCGACAGTCTCGCTCAACGTAATTTGAATATTGGAAATATGCTTGTTGTTCCAAAGCGGCTCGAAGAATGCATTCGCAAAGCGGATTACTTCGATATTCTGTACCATCTCTTTACCGAGATAATGGTCGATCCGGTAGATCTCTTCCTCTTTGAACACTTGGTTCA
This window harbors:
- the zwf gene encoding glucose-6-phosphate dehydrogenase, encoding MTEIQNLDSVKTPGAVYFIFGATGDLARRKLFPAIYSLYREGKLGEDFAVIGVARRPRSGEEFRDDVYRSIQEFCRYSVEDDAEWSRFAEHFSYKSLDINNIDGYRELLQQTEEVEARFGIPGNRLFYLALAPELFGNVSFNLQKGGMLDSSGWHRLVIEKPFGYDLISAQKLNEELNQVFKEEEIYRIDHYLGKEMVQNIEVIRFANAFFEPLWNNKHISNIQITLSETVGVEERGGYYDNAGALRDMGQNHMLQLLTMIAMEPPSRLLAEDIRDEKVKVLRSLRPYASAQEVKENVVRGQYAEGESGGKTLPGYRQEDKVDPNSNTETYFAAKVYVDNFRWAGVPFYIRTGKRLPVKTTEVVVEFKQMPTNVYLGQKHKLEPNLLVIRVNPMEGIYIKINAKKPGTESQISPLAMEFCQSCQVGINSPEAYERLIHDAANGDSTYFTRWDEVATAWAFVDRIASAWAQESGDISTYAAGSWGPEEADQLLAQDGFHWWPVNGQEEDNVIWIKG